From one Tsukamurella tyrosinosolvens genomic stretch:
- a CDS encoding macrolide family glycosyltransferase: MAHIAMFSIPAPGHVLPSLDLIAELVRRGHRVTYANDPSMRATIEPTGAEFRAYDSVLPKIGAAAGTDDAEAYGGDVIDQLSLFADEYENQLPRWFRLYEDDRPDLILYDIAGAMSVVLARTWGVPTLQVSPTYVAWEGYDEDMADFHAMLRTDPRGVAMLARQDALLARHGIHEDSLRFLGGPERSLVLIAPSMQPNADRVDRSVYTFTGPARSIPEAPSGDRDRRTTLLVSFGSAFTDQPATYRAACDLAAQRPDWRVILQVGGRTEPSTVTASDGSVPPNVEVHPWIDQVAVLQETDVFLTHAGMGGASEAMLTGTPVVTAPQAADQFENATMLAAAGIAVPIPEELSATTLGAACDAALALTGRAEDLAAELAELGGLARAVEVVEARLPA, encoded by the coding sequence ATGGCCCACATCGCGATGTTCTCCATCCCCGCCCCGGGCCACGTGCTCCCGTCGCTGGACCTGATCGCGGAGCTCGTCCGCCGCGGCCACCGCGTCACCTACGCCAACGATCCGTCCATGCGCGCGACGATCGAGCCCACCGGCGCCGAGTTCCGCGCCTACGACTCCGTGCTCCCGAAGATCGGCGCGGCCGCCGGGACCGACGACGCCGAGGCCTACGGCGGCGACGTCATCGACCAGCTCTCCCTGTTCGCGGACGAGTACGAGAACCAGCTGCCCCGGTGGTTCCGGCTCTACGAGGACGACCGCCCCGACCTGATCCTCTACGACATCGCCGGTGCCATGAGCGTCGTGCTGGCCCGGACGTGGGGCGTGCCGACGCTGCAGGTCTCGCCGACCTACGTCGCCTGGGAGGGCTACGACGAGGACATGGCCGACTTCCACGCGATGCTCCGCACCGACCCCCGTGGCGTCGCCATGCTCGCCCGGCAGGACGCGCTCCTCGCGCGGCACGGCATCCACGAGGACTCGCTGCGCTTCCTCGGTGGCCCGGAGCGCTCGCTCGTCCTGATCGCCCCGTCGATGCAGCCGAACGCCGACCGCGTGGACCGCTCCGTGTACACCTTCACCGGTCCGGCCCGGAGCATCCCCGAGGCACCGTCGGGCGACCGGGACCGCAGGACGACGCTGCTGGTCTCCTTCGGCTCGGCCTTCACCGACCAGCCCGCGACCTACCGCGCCGCCTGCGACCTCGCCGCGCAGCGGCCCGACTGGCGCGTGATCCTGCAGGTCGGGGGCCGGACGGAGCCGTCGACGGTGACCGCCTCCGACGGTTCGGTGCCGCCGAACGTCGAGGTGCACCCGTGGATCGACCAGGTCGCGGTGCTGCAGGAGACCGACGTCTTCCTCACGCACGCGGGGATGGGCGGGGCGAGCGAGGCGATGCTGACCGGGACGCCCGTCGTGACCGCGCCGCAGGCCGCCGACCAGTTCGAGAACGCGACGATGCTCGCGGCGGCCGGCATCGCCGTGCCCATCCCCGAGGAGCTGTCCGCGACGACGCTGGGCGCAGCATGCGACGCGGCGCTGGCGCTCACGGGCCGCGCAGAGGATCTGGCCGCGGAACTCGCCGAACTGGGCGGACTCGCGCGCGCCGTCGAGGTCGTGGAGGCTCGTCTCCCCGCCTGA
- a CDS encoding OsmC family protein, protein MNEHTYSVDIEWSSPEGTADYRSYPREHRLSSAAEASIDASADPHFRGDPALWNPEQLLVAAAANCHMLSYLALCARHGVVVVDYVDAAVGTMVETPGAGGRFTGIELHPRVVLAPGSDAGLARSLHHEAGEQCYIAASLNCPVTHAPEIVPG, encoded by the coding sequence GTGAACGAGCACACTTATTCGGTCGACATCGAATGGTCGTCGCCGGAGGGCACCGCCGACTACCGCTCCTACCCGCGCGAACACCGGCTCAGCTCCGCCGCGGAGGCGTCGATCGACGCCTCGGCCGATCCGCACTTCCGGGGCGACCCCGCGCTGTGGAACCCCGAGCAACTCCTCGTCGCAGCGGCGGCGAACTGCCACATGCTCTCGTACCTGGCGCTGTGCGCGCGGCATGGCGTCGTGGTCGTCGACTACGTGGACGCCGCCGTCGGCACCATGGTCGAGACGCCCGGCGCGGGCGGAAGATTCACCGGGATCGAGCTGCACCCGCGGGTGGTGCTGGCGCCGGGCTCGGACGCCGGGCTCGCCCGGTCGCTGCACCACGAAGCCGGGGAGCAGTGCTACATCGCGGCGTCGCTGAACTGCCCGGTGACGCACGCTCCGGAGATCGTTCCCGGCTAG
- the odhI gene encoding oxoglutarate dehydrogenase inhibitor Odhl, with protein sequence MSENDKGNESAPVETTSVFRADIIREMDASGGPENDAPVQGLDNLPAGAALLVVKRGPNAGSRFLLDQETTSAGRHPDSDIFLDDVTVSRRHAEFRSVEGGFTVVDVGSLNGTYVNREPVDASPLAHGDEVQIGKFRLVFFVPAAG encoded by the coding sequence GTGAGCGAGAACGACAAGGGCAACGAATCGGCCCCCGTTGAGACCACTTCGGTGTTCCGCGCCGACATCATCCGCGAGATGGACGCCTCCGGCGGCCCCGAGAACGATGCGCCCGTCCAGGGCCTCGACAACCTCCCGGCCGGCGCCGCCCTGCTCGTGGTGAAGCGCGGCCCGAACGCGGGTTCCCGCTTCCTGCTGGACCAGGAGACCACCTCCGCCGGCCGCCACCCCGACAGCGACATCTTCCTCGACGACGTGACCGTGTCGCGTCGCCACGCGGAGTTCCGCTCCGTCGAGGGCGGCTTCACCGTCGTCGACGTGGGCAGCCTGAACGGTACGTACGTCAACCGCGAGCCGGTCGACGCGTCGCCGCTCGCGCACGGCGACGAGGTCCAGATCGGCAAGTTCCGCCTGGTCTTCTTCGTCCCGGCGGCCGGCTGA
- a CDS encoding maleylpyruvate isomerase N-terminal domain-containing protein yields the protein MTELSTLSPADRHRAAAATFAGVAGAITDWDAQTPVPEWKAREVVGHLVEWLPGFLAMNGVELPGAPSDAAEPAAAFGQLTEAVQALLDAPDASRVLTTQMFGEKQLDALVDQFYTADVFMHSWDLGRSNGITPDLDPAYAKALHAGLESMGPMLQESGQFGTPIPVPEGTDEVTSLMAFIGRDPSFGK from the coding sequence ATGACCGAACTCAGCACGCTCTCCCCCGCCGATCGCCACCGCGCGGCGGCGGCCACCTTCGCCGGCGTCGCCGGTGCCATCACCGATTGGGACGCCCAGACCCCCGTCCCCGAATGGAAGGCCCGCGAGGTGGTCGGCCACCTCGTCGAATGGCTCCCCGGGTTCCTCGCGATGAACGGCGTGGAACTGCCCGGCGCGCCGTCGGACGCGGCGGAGCCGGCAGCGGCTTTCGGCCAGCTCACGGAGGCGGTGCAGGCGCTGCTCGACGCGCCGGACGCCTCGCGCGTGCTCACCACGCAGATGTTCGGGGAGAAGCAGCTCGACGCGCTGGTCGACCAGTTCTACACCGCCGACGTCTTCATGCACTCCTGGGACCTGGGCCGCTCGAACGGCATCACCCCGGACCTCGACCCGGCCTACGCGAAGGCGCTGCACGCCGGCCTCGAGTCGATGGGACCGATGCTGCAGGAGTCGGGCCAGTTCGGCACCCCGATCCCGGTACCGGAGGGGACCGACGAGGTCACCTCCCTGATGGCGTTCATCGGCCGGGATCCGTCGTTCGGCAAGTGA
- the ftsR gene encoding transcriptional regulator FtsR, producing MTAPRQESAAPSAMSIGAVLERLRDEFPDVTISKIRFLESEGLVTPDRSPSGYRRFSPKDCERLKYVLTAQRDYYLPLKIIKEQLDAHDRGEAVEGPAPRAPRALAAVSSKTAPATDFSARRQTRISRADLLARSGADEAFLRELERSALLTSGKAGFFDEDAVALVQAAKALAEYGLEARHLRAFKTSADREAGLIAQIANPVARGGDAGAAERAAELVRELAALSVTFHTQLVKAAVKDAVR from the coding sequence GTGACGGCCCCACGCCAGGAATCGGCGGCCCCGAGCGCGATGTCGATCGGGGCCGTCCTCGAACGCCTTCGTGACGAGTTCCCGGACGTGACCATCTCCAAGATCCGATTCCTCGAGTCGGAGGGGCTGGTCACGCCGGACCGGTCCCCGTCGGGGTACCGGCGGTTCTCGCCGAAGGATTGCGAGCGGCTCAAGTACGTGCTCACCGCGCAGCGCGACTACTACCTGCCGCTGAAGATCATCAAGGAGCAGCTGGACGCGCACGACCGGGGCGAGGCCGTCGAGGGCCCCGCTCCGCGCGCGCCCCGCGCGCTCGCGGCGGTGTCGTCGAAGACGGCGCCCGCCACCGACTTCTCGGCGCGCCGGCAGACCCGGATCAGCCGCGCCGACCTGCTCGCCCGTTCCGGGGCGGACGAGGCCTTCCTGCGGGAGCTGGAGCGCTCGGCGCTGCTCACCTCCGGCAAGGCGGGCTTCTTCGACGAGGACGCTGTCGCGCTGGTGCAGGCGGCCAAGGCGCTCGCCGAGTACGGCCTGGAGGCGCGGCACCTGCGCGCCTTCAAGACCTCCGCCGACCGCGAGGCCGGCCTCATCGCCCAGATCGCCAACCCCGTCGCCCGCGGCGGGGACGCGGGGGCCGCGGAACGTGCCGCCGAGCTGGTGCGCGAGCTGGCCGCCCTGTCGGTCACCTTCCACACGCAGTTGGTCAAGGCCGCGGTCAAGGACGCGGTGCGCTGA
- a CDS encoding MerR family transcriptional regulator translates to MTDQDGTGQNAPQADSAVGTQGSLDDIAPGLFPNDTIPDELLGYRGPSACQIAGITYRQLDYWARTSLVVPSIRSAGGSGTQRLYSFKDVLVLKIVKRLLDTGISLQNIRVAVDHLRQRGVEDLARITLFSDGTTVYECTSAEEVVDLLQHGQGVFGIAVSGAMRELTGTIADFPGERADGVAAESAPEDELASRRRNRARATG, encoded by the coding sequence GTGACCGATCAGGACGGCACCGGGCAGAACGCGCCGCAGGCGGATTCCGCCGTGGGCACCCAGGGCTCGCTCGACGACATCGCTCCGGGCCTGTTCCCGAACGACACCATCCCGGACGAGCTGCTCGGCTACCGCGGCCCCAGCGCCTGCCAGATCGCCGGCATCACCTACCGGCAGCTCGACTACTGGGCCCGCACCTCGCTCGTCGTGCCCTCCATCCGGAGCGCGGGCGGCTCCGGCACCCAGCGTCTGTACTCCTTCAAGGACGTGCTCGTCCTCAAGATCGTCAAGCGCCTGCTCGACACGGGCATCTCGCTGCAGAACATCCGCGTCGCCGTCGACCACCTCCGCCAGCGCGGCGTCGAGGACCTGGCCCGGATCACCCTCTTCTCCGACGGCACCACCGTCTACGAGTGCACCAGCGCCGAGGAGGTCGTCGACCTCCTGCAGCACGGTCAGGGCGTCTTCGGCATCGCCGTCTCCGGCGCGATGCGCGAGCTGACCGGCACCATCGCCGACTTCCCGGGCGAGCGCGCCGACGGCGTGGCCGCCGAGTCCGCTCCCGAGGACGAGCTGGCCTCGCGGCGCCGCAACCGCGCCCGCGCCACGGGGTAG
- a CDS encoding bifunctional nuclease family protein, protein MIEMTVAGIRMDPPQNDPVLLLREVSGPRYLPIWIGQGEATAIAIKLQGVEPRRPLTHDLIVDLLETLGRSVTEVRITGLQEGTFFADLVLDGDQTVSARPSDSVAMAVRLEVPIFAEEEVLAEAGLLLPDEEIDTEASESAEEPPADEEVEAFKEFLDSISADDFKAPGDS, encoded by the coding sequence ATGATCGAGATGACCGTCGCGGGCATCCGGATGGACCCGCCGCAGAACGATCCCGTGCTGCTCCTGCGGGAGGTCTCGGGCCCCCGGTACCTGCCCATCTGGATCGGCCAGGGGGAGGCCACGGCGATCGCGATCAAGTTGCAGGGCGTCGAGCCGCGCCGTCCGCTCACGCACGACCTCATCGTCGACCTGCTCGAGACCTTGGGTCGCTCGGTCACCGAGGTGCGGATCACGGGGCTCCAGGAGGGCACGTTCTTCGCGGACCTCGTGCTCGACGGTGACCAGACCGTCTCGGCCCGGCCGTCGGACTCCGTCGCGATGGCCGTGCGGCTCGAGGTCCCGATCTTCGCGGAGGAGGAGGTGCTCGCCGAGGCGGGCCTCCTGCTCCCGGACGAGGAGATCGACACGGAGGCAAGCGAATCCGCTGAGGAGCCGCCCGCCGACGAGGAGGTCGAGGCGTTCAAGGAGTTCCTCGATTCCATCTCGGCCGACGATTTCAAGGCGCCCGGCGACTCCTGA
- a CDS encoding alpha/beta fold hydrolase — protein sequence MTEHLSIPTAAGSFDAIAAGPEDGRPVLLLHGFPEAAIAWRYQVAALGERGFRAVAVDQRGYSPGVRPERPAEYGISELVADVVAIADALGWERFDLVGHDWGGAVAWWTATDHPDRLRSLAVVSTPHPAALAVALKTDEDQANRSRYMTEWRATPATERAMLADDARALRQIFGRDVPRDAADDYIQRLQEPGALTAALNWYRSGRPPAALGTVDTPVLYVWPTEDAAFGDVAALGTAAHCSGPYRFEMLEDVSHWAPEQAPEAITTLLLEHFDAT from the coding sequence GTGACCGAACACCTCAGCATCCCCACCGCCGCGGGCTCCTTCGACGCGATCGCCGCCGGCCCGGAGGACGGACGCCCCGTGCTGCTCCTGCACGGCTTCCCCGAGGCCGCGATCGCCTGGCGATACCAGGTCGCGGCGTTGGGGGAGAGGGGATTCCGTGCCGTCGCCGTCGACCAGCGCGGCTACTCGCCCGGCGTGCGCCCCGAGCGTCCCGCCGAGTACGGGATCTCCGAGCTGGTGGCCGACGTCGTGGCGATCGCCGACGCCCTCGGCTGGGAGCGGTTCGACCTCGTCGGGCACGACTGGGGCGGCGCCGTCGCCTGGTGGACCGCCACCGACCACCCGGACCGCCTGCGGTCGCTCGCGGTCGTCTCCACGCCGCACCCGGCCGCCCTCGCCGTCGCGCTGAAGACCGACGAGGACCAGGCGAACCGCTCGCGGTACATGACCGAATGGCGCGCGACCCCGGCCACCGAGAGGGCCATGCTCGCCGACGACGCCCGCGCGCTGCGGCAGATCTTCGGGCGCGACGTACCCCGGGACGCCGCCGACGACTACATCCAGCGCCTGCAGGAGCCGGGCGCCCTGACGGCGGCCCTGAACTGGTACCGCAGCGGGCGCCCGCCCGCGGCGCTCGGCACCGTCGACACCCCGGTCCTGTACGTCTGGCCGACCGAGGACGCGGCGTTCGGCGACGTCGCCGCGCTCGGGACCGCCGCGCACTGCAGCGGGCCCTACCGGTTCGAGATGCTCGAGGACGTCTCGCACTGGGCGCCCGAACAGGCGCCGGAGGCGATCACGACCCTGCTGCTCGAGCACTTCGACGCGACCTGA
- the secA2 gene encoding accessory Sec system translocase SecA2, producing MGRFSNKMWKVLGAQSTRNQSRSVAQIEQSAAFDEWAQGLSDDEFPDAALALDVYAAKSDDRAKFIAIAREGADRALGLRPFDVQLQGADRLLEGDVVEMATGEGKTLAGAVAAAGMALAGRSVHVISPNDYLARRDAEWMKPFFDLLDVTVGYVAESSTREERREAYAKDVVYGSVNEIGFDVLRDQLATRAEDLLSPKPDVAIVDEADSVLVDEALIPLVLAGSVKGDVPQAAIMEVVARLREGKHYEIDADGKSAFLTDDGAKLVEEELGGIDLYSDAHVASTLPQVNIALHAYALVERDVHYIVRDGQVKLINSSRGRVAELQRWPDGLQAAVEAKEGLSQTDSGEVIDTITVQALLQRYALVCGMTGTAIAAGEQLRQFYDLGVSQIPPNTPNIRVDQPMRVYDNKGNKVAGIVDYVREVHETGQPVLIGTHDVAESEELAHMLKISGVIATVLNAKNDADEARIIADAGTKGAVTVSTQMAGRGTDIKLGGHDAGDESPEHDEVAELGGLAVVGTGLHDTERLDQQLRGRAGRQGDPGTSVIFASVEDPIVERHLPLKRPPGGADPETGEFPRGKAADMLDSAQRVAEGGMLETHANTWRYNQLVNQQRDLVMARRHTLLTTERPLEDFAELEPERLAELREAGIEDDVLEQAAREAFLYHLDRAWAEHLAFVSEVQTTIHLRALGRQSPLDEFHRLVIEEFRKLPEEAVSRARETLREAEITADGIDLDGADLGRNTLTWTYMVHDNPFATKGMANMFGMI from the coding sequence GTGGGCAGGTTCAGCAACAAGATGTGGAAGGTGCTCGGCGCGCAGAGCACACGGAACCAGTCCCGGTCCGTCGCGCAGATCGAGCAGTCCGCCGCATTCGACGAGTGGGCGCAGGGGCTCTCCGACGACGAGTTCCCCGATGCCGCGCTGGCGCTGGACGTCTACGCCGCCAAGTCGGACGATCGCGCGAAGTTCATCGCGATCGCCCGGGAGGGTGCCGACCGCGCCCTGGGCCTGCGCCCGTTCGACGTCCAGTTGCAGGGCGCCGACCGGCTGCTCGAGGGCGACGTGGTCGAGATGGCCACCGGCGAGGGCAAGACCCTCGCCGGGGCCGTCGCCGCCGCGGGCATGGCCCTCGCCGGCCGGTCCGTGCACGTGATCTCGCCGAACGACTACCTCGCGCGGCGCGACGCCGAGTGGATGAAGCCCTTCTTCGACCTGCTCGACGTCACCGTCGGCTACGTGGCGGAGTCCTCCACCCGCGAGGAGCGGCGCGAGGCGTACGCCAAGGACGTCGTCTACGGCTCGGTGAACGAGATCGGCTTCGACGTGCTGCGCGACCAGCTCGCCACCCGCGCCGAGGACCTGCTGTCCCCGAAGCCCGACGTGGCGATCGTCGACGAGGCCGACTCGGTGCTGGTCGACGAGGCGCTGATCCCGCTCGTGCTCGCGGGTTCCGTGAAGGGCGACGTGCCGCAGGCCGCGATCATGGAGGTCGTTGCCCGGCTGCGCGAGGGCAAGCACTACGAGATCGACGCGGACGGCAAGTCCGCCTTCCTCACCGACGACGGCGCGAAGCTGGTCGAGGAGGAGCTCGGCGGCATCGACCTGTACTCCGACGCGCACGTCGCTTCGACGCTGCCGCAGGTCAACATCGCGCTGCACGCCTACGCCCTGGTCGAGCGCGACGTGCACTACATCGTGCGCGACGGCCAGGTGAAGCTCATCAACTCCTCCCGTGGGCGCGTCGCCGAGCTGCAGCGCTGGCCGGACGGCCTGCAGGCGGCCGTCGAGGCCAAGGAGGGGCTCTCGCAGACCGACTCGGGTGAGGTCATCGACACCATCACGGTGCAGGCCCTGCTCCAGCGCTACGCGCTGGTGTGCGGCATGACCGGCACCGCGATCGCGGCCGGCGAACAGCTGCGCCAGTTCTACGACCTGGGCGTCTCGCAGATCCCGCCGAACACGCCGAACATCCGCGTCGACCAGCCCATGCGCGTCTACGACAACAAGGGCAACAAGGTCGCGGGGATCGTCGACTACGTGCGCGAGGTGCACGAGACCGGCCAGCCGGTGCTGATCGGCACCCACGACGTGGCGGAGTCCGAGGAGCTCGCGCACATGCTCAAGATCTCGGGCGTGATCGCGACGGTCCTCAACGCCAAGAACGACGCCGACGAGGCCCGGATCATCGCCGATGCCGGCACCAAGGGCGCGGTCACCGTCTCCACCCAGATGGCGGGCCGCGGCACCGACATCAAGCTCGGCGGCCACGACGCCGGCGACGAGAGCCCCGAGCACGACGAGGTGGCCGAGCTCGGCGGCCTCGCCGTCGTGGGCACCGGCCTGCACGACACCGAGCGCCTCGACCAGCAGCTGCGCGGCCGCGCCGGCCGCCAGGGCGACCCGGGCACGTCGGTGATCTTCGCGTCCGTCGAGGACCCGATCGTGGAGCGGCACCTGCCGCTGAAGCGCCCGCCGGGCGGCGCCGATCCCGAGACGGGCGAGTTCCCGCGCGGCAAGGCGGCCGACATGCTCGACTCTGCGCAGCGCGTCGCGGAGGGCGGCATGCTCGAGACCCACGCCAACACCTGGCGCTACAACCAGCTGGTCAACCAGCAGCGCGACCTGGTGATGGCGCGGCGGCACACCCTGCTGACCACCGAGCGACCGCTGGAGGACTTCGCGGAGCTGGAGCCCGAGCGGCTCGCGGAGCTGCGCGAGGCGGGCATCGAGGACGACGTCCTGGAGCAGGCGGCCCGCGAGGCGTTCCTGTACCACCTCGACCGCGCGTGGGCCGAGCACCTGGCGTTCGTCTCCGAGGTGCAGACCACGATCCACCTGCGTGCGCTGGGCCGGCAGTCGCCGCTCGATGAGTTCCACCGCCTCGTGATCGAGGAGTTCCGCAAGCTGCCGGAGGAGGCCGTGAGCCGGGCCCGCGAGACGCTGCGGGAGGCCGAGATCACCGCGGACGGGATCGATCTCGACGGTGCCGACCTCGGCCGCAACACGCTCACCTGGACCTACATGGTCCACGACAACCCGTTCGCCACGAAGGGCATGGCGAACATGTTCGGGATGATCTGA
- a CDS encoding CDP-alcohol phosphatidyltransferase family protein, which yields MNETGGSAPEAGGAPSTPGAPPSPLNVPNALSVLRLLGVPLFLWLLLVEHSDAWALVVLMVSGFTDWLDGKLARLLDQQTRLGELLDPAADRLYMIAVPIAFGIRGILPWWVIGLLIGREVVLAGTVPFLRSRGITALPTLYLGKAATFALMYALPMLLAGTFDNTLGAVMHPLGWAFLIWGLGMYWWTLALYWWQTVLVVRDLPRVR from the coding sequence GTGAACGAGACCGGGGGATCCGCACCCGAGGCCGGCGGGGCACCGTCGACCCCGGGCGCGCCCCCGAGCCCGCTCAACGTGCCCAACGCGCTCAGCGTGCTGCGCCTGCTCGGCGTGCCGCTGTTCCTGTGGCTCCTGCTGGTCGAGCACAGCGACGCCTGGGCGCTGGTGGTGCTCATGGTGTCGGGGTTCACCGACTGGCTCGACGGCAAGCTCGCGCGGCTGCTCGACCAGCAGACCCGGCTGGGGGAGCTGCTCGACCCCGCCGCCGATCGGCTCTACATGATCGCGGTCCCGATCGCCTTCGGCATCCGCGGGATCCTCCCGTGGTGGGTGATCGGGCTCCTCATCGGCCGCGAGGTGGTGCTCGCGGGGACCGTGCCCTTCCTGCGCAGCCGCGGTATCACCGCGCTGCCGACGCTGTACCTCGGTAAGGCCGCGACCTTCGCCCTCATGTACGCGCTGCCGATGCTGCTGGCCGGCACCTTCGACAACACGCTCGGCGCGGTCATGCACCCCCTGGGCTGGGCGTTCCTCATCTGGGGCCTGGGCATGTACTGGTGGACCCTGGCGCTCTACTGGTGGCAGACGGTGCTGGTGGTGCGTGACCTGCCCCGGGTGCGGTAA
- a CDS encoding M28 family peptidase: protein MLHRRKKSTTVRVVSVLAAVSLVAAGCGSSGDDAASSSTAAGSSSKAAPSSVDRPAPAGAADDAGATEKARALADAVTLDGAVKHLEAFQDIANRNGGNRALGSPGYEQSVEYAEKVLREAGYNPVRQEFSTAVWSASKVDVQAAGAPVKAAALSFSGATQGTVTAKAVVTGTQGCSAADLEKVTEGSIAVVQRGKCTFGEKYKAAAAKGVKALVITNNQAGDWKGGTLGLDDGASIAVVGVAQDAPIADGQDLTLTVDAKTEKAKTWNILAETTKGDDANVQMVGAHLDGVTEGPGINDNGTGSAAVLETAAKLGAGADVKNKVRFALWGAEEEGLVGSEHYVSELGEDQAAKIKRYLNFDMLGSPNGGYFTFDGDGSSKLDGGAGPAGSGVIEQVFRNYFAWRNVPVEASAFDGRSDYGPFKEVGIASGGMDTGADGKKTEEQQRQWGGTVGDIFDPNYHSPRDTIENVNRDMYRIALGSVGFSTAYFAAL from the coding sequence ATGTTGCACAGGCGAAAGAAGTCCACCACCGTCCGGGTCGTCAGCGTGCTGGCGGCCGTGAGCCTCGTCGCGGCCGGCTGCGGCTCGTCCGGCGACGATGCGGCGTCGTCGAGCACGGCCGCCGGGTCGTCCTCGAAGGCCGCGCCCAGCAGCGTCGACCGCCCCGCCCCCGCGGGCGCCGCCGACGACGCCGGCGCGACGGAGAAGGCCCGCGCGCTCGCCGACGCCGTCACCCTCGACGGTGCCGTCAAGCACCTGGAGGCCTTCCAGGACATCGCGAACCGCAACGGCGGTAACCGCGCCCTGGGGTCGCCCGGCTACGAGCAGAGCGTCGAGTACGCCGAGAAAGTACTGCGCGAGGCCGGCTACAACCCGGTGCGCCAGGAGTTCTCCACGGCCGTCTGGTCCGCGTCGAAGGTCGACGTGCAGGCTGCCGGCGCGCCGGTGAAGGCCGCAGCGCTGTCCTTCTCGGGCGCCACGCAGGGCACCGTCACCGCCAAGGCCGTCGTCACGGGCACGCAGGGCTGCTCCGCCGCCGACCTGGAGAAGGTCACCGAGGGCTCCATCGCCGTGGTGCAGCGCGGCAAATGCACCTTCGGGGAGAAGTACAAGGCCGCCGCCGCGAAGGGCGTGAAGGCACTCGTCATCACGAACAACCAGGCGGGGGACTGGAAGGGCGGCACGCTCGGCCTCGACGACGGTGCCTCCATCGCCGTCGTGGGCGTCGCGCAGGACGCCCCGATCGCCGACGGCCAGGACCTCACGCTCACCGTCGACGCGAAGACGGAGAAGGCCAAGACCTGGAACATCCTCGCGGAGACCACGAAGGGCGACGACGCCAACGTCCAGATGGTCGGCGCGCACCTCGACGGCGTCACCGAGGGCCCCGGCATCAACGACAACGGCACCGGCTCCGCCGCGGTCCTGGAGACCGCCGCCAAGCTCGGCGCGGGCGCCGACGTCAAGAACAAGGTCCGCTTCGCGCTGTGGGGCGCCGAGGAGGAGGGCCTCGTCGGCTCGGAGCACTACGTCTCGGAGCTGGGCGAGGATCAGGCCGCGAAGATCAAGCGCTACCTCAACTTCGACATGCTCGGCTCGCCCAACGGCGGCTACTTCACCTTCGACGGCGACGGCTCCTCCAAGCTCGACGGTGGCGCCGGTCCCGCTGGTTCCGGCGTGATCGAGCAGGTCTTCCGGAACTACTTCGCGTGGCGCAACGTGCCGGTCGAGGCCTCCGCCTTCGACGGCCGCTCGGACTACGGCCCCTTCAAGGAGGTCGGCATCGCCTCCGGCGGCATGGACACGGGCGCCGACGGCAAGAAGACCGAGGAGCAGCAGCGCCAGTGGGGCGGCACCGTCGGCGACATCTTCGACCCGAACTACCACAGCCCGCGCGACACGATCGAGAACGTCAACCGCGACATGTACCGCATCGCGCTCGGCTCGGTCGGCTTCTCCACGGCGTACTTCGCGGCACTCTGA
- the gcvH gene encoding glycine cleavage system protein GcvH, whose translation MSASFPGELLYTPDHEWLLKKSETVVRIGITDFAQDQLGDVVFVQLPEDDAEVASGDSFAEVESTKSVSDIYAPLSGTVVAINGELDSSPDLINSDPYGEGWIVEIEAASPEDLEAALGELLDADAYKALTAEA comes from the coding sequence TTGAGTGCCAGCTTCCCCGGAGAACTGCTGTACACCCCGGATCACGAGTGGCTGCTGAAGAAGAGCGAGACCGTGGTGCGGATCGGGATCACCGATTTCGCCCAGGATCAGCTGGGTGACGTGGTCTTCGTGCAGCTGCCCGAGGACGACGCCGAGGTCGCCTCCGGTGATTCGTTCGCCGAGGTGGAGTCCACCAAGAGCGTCTCCGACATCTACGCGCCGCTGTCCGGCACCGTCGTCGCGATCAACGGCGAGCTCGACTCCAGCCCCGATCTGATCAACTCGGATCCGTACGGTGAGGGATGGATCGTCGAGATCGAGGCGGCGTCGCCCGAGGACCTCGAGGCCGCCCTGGGCGAGCTGCTCGACGCCGACGCGTACAAGGCGCTGACCGCCGAGGCGTGA